In one window of Nesterenkonia sandarakina DNA:
- a CDS encoding Rv3235 family protein — protein sequence MSVSPAEPQPYSTSGSRSAAQEDPMAALRAFLDGDPQLAGRTTVVAAPGSSWRRQAPVAASPYRLRREEEVPALIRRLRAEREPAATHRPPGEPPTTLATYREEHRQICAIARIVCQVTTEVLQGLRPARQLQRWLDLEVQNKVAERAALLAETRRRADATPDPAARSRQASPRTIPRPQPLTFGHLRAERVTRGAWEVSVVFGDGRRIRACALRLEAHRRRWRVVAMELG from the coding sequence ATGTCCGTCAGTCCAGCCGAACCGCAGCCCTACTCGACTTCCGGCTCTCGCAGCGCAGCCCAGGAGGATCCCATGGCGGCGCTGCGCGCCTTCCTCGACGGTGACCCCCAGCTGGCCGGGCGCACCACGGTGGTCGCGGCCCCGGGGTCGTCGTGGCGACGACAGGCCCCCGTCGCTGCATCGCCTTATCGGCTCCGCAGAGAGGAGGAGGTTCCAGCACTGATCCGCCGACTGCGCGCAGAACGCGAGCCCGCGGCGACCCATCGACCTCCGGGTGAGCCACCCACCACACTGGCCACCTATCGCGAGGAGCACCGGCAGATCTGCGCGATCGCGCGGATCGTCTGCCAGGTGACGACAGAGGTGCTGCAGGGTCTGCGCCCGGCCAGGCAGTTGCAGCGGTGGTTGGATCTCGAGGTGCAGAACAAGGTGGCAGAGCGCGCCGCGCTGCTGGCTGAGACCCGCAGACGCGCAGACGCGACCCCGGACCCTGCGGCGCGATCCCGGCAGGCGTCGCCGAGGACGATCCCTCGCCCCCAGCCGTTGACCTTCGGGCATCTGCGCGCCGAACGTGTCACCCGCGGCGCCTGGGAGGTCTCGGTGGTGTTCGGAGACGGCCGCCGGATCCGGGCCTGCGCGCTTCGGCTCGAAGCCCACCGGCGGCGCTGGCGCGTCGTCGCGATGGAGCTGGGATGA
- a CDS encoding LysM peptidoglycan-binding domain-containing protein: protein MTRTPADISTSSGFVSETRLRDLLLSIALIGSGPALWHFGTVILAGQPDLEGSFARLQHQHGIDAAETALGLLAAAAGLCVSGATTVAVLAVLAQQLAQRCGAWKLERRLALFSPEFMRRSATLVVAAGLGLSSVAADAWPRSTATETGQSIGGADSVLFDPAGPGEVTRPGPTRPVMTEPGVVSEIRTASETRTASEIRTASEIRAAHEVSHAPEEDRHPDPERRADPTQPPSGLFIPELPGAERLQGLPQRDTSAPEQIVVRLGDSLWDIAADHLGPDATDWEIAESWPRWHAVNRDRIGADPGIILPGMILTVPGS from the coding sequence ATGACCAGAACACCAGCTGACATTTCGACGTCGAGCGGCTTCGTCTCGGAGACCCGGCTCAGAGACCTGCTCCTGAGCATCGCGCTCATCGGGAGCGGACCCGCACTGTGGCACTTCGGCACGGTGATCCTCGCGGGGCAGCCCGATCTCGAGGGATCCTTTGCGCGGCTGCAGCACCAGCACGGCATCGATGCCGCAGAGACGGCACTCGGGCTCCTCGCTGCCGCGGCGGGACTGTGCGTCAGTGGCGCCACCACCGTCGCGGTGCTCGCGGTCCTGGCTCAGCAGCTTGCCCAACGGTGCGGTGCCTGGAAGCTGGAACGACGGCTGGCGCTCTTCAGCCCTGAGTTCATGCGCCGCAGCGCCACACTGGTGGTGGCCGCGGGGCTGGGACTGAGCAGTGTGGCGGCCGATGCCTGGCCCCGATCCACCGCGACCGAAACCGGGCAGAGCATCGGGGGTGCAGACTCGGTGCTGTTCGACCCCGCCGGGCCGGGTGAGGTGACCCGGCCCGGACCCACCCGGCCCGTGATGACTGAGCCCGGCGTGGTGTCAGAGATCCGGACCGCGTCTGAGACCCGCACCGCGTCAGAGATCCGCACCGCGTCAGAGATCCGTGCCGCGCATGAGGTGAGCCATGCGCCTGAAGAAGATCGGCACCCAGACCCGGAGCGGCGGGCAGACCCGACACAGCCGCCGTCGGGCCTTTTCATCCCCGAGCTGCCCGGTGCTGAGCGGCTTCAGGGCCTGCCGCAGCGTGACACCTCGGCACCGGAGCAGATCGTGGTGCGCCTTGGGGACTCACTCTGGGACATCGCCGCGGACCACCTGGGCCCGGACGCCACCGATTGGGAGATCGCAGAAAGCTGGCCCCGGTGGCACGCAGTGAACCGCGACCGGATCGGCGCCGATCCCGGCATCATCCTGCCGGGAATGATCCTGACCGTCCCGGGCAGCTGA
- a CDS encoding helix-turn-helix domain-containing protein, whose amino-acid sequence MRRFLTLPDVAEALNISMSQTRALIKTGDLEGIQIGGRGQWRVEEAKLDEYIERQYAAQRESRSATASTPAPGTPQEHTPRTTAS is encoded by the coding sequence ATGCGACGGTTCCTGACCCTGCCTGATGTGGCGGAGGCGTTGAACATCTCCATGTCGCAGACCCGCGCCCTGATCAAGACCGGGGACCTGGAGGGGATTCAGATCGGGGGTCGCGGTCAGTGGCGGGTCGAGGAGGCCAAGCTCGACGAGTACATCGAGCGCCAGTACGCGGCGCAGCGCGAATCCCGCTCTGCAACCGCCTCCACCCCCGCACCGGGGACACCGCAAGAACACACCCCGCGCACCACCGCGTCCTGA